A single genomic interval of Streptomyces sp. BA2 harbors:
- a CDS encoding FdhF/YdeP family oxidoreductase encodes MARKSPKGDPVQDAPQVAQAQHAAAGLPAIGHSLRMAQQQMGVRRTALTLLRVNQKDGFDCPGCAWPEPEHRHTAEFCENGAKAVAEEATLRRVTPDFFAAHPVADLATRSGYWLGQQGRLTHPMYLAEGAERYEPVSWERAFDIIGEELAALDSPDESVYYTSGRTSNEAAFLYQLFARELGTNNLPDCSNMCHESSGSALTETIGVGKGSVLLEDLYKSDLIIVAGQNPGTNHPRMLSALEKAKNNGAKIITVNPLPEAGLERFKNPQTPQGMLKGTALTDLFLQIRLGGDQALFRLLNKLILGTEGAVDEEFVREHTHGYEEFTEAARGADWDETLAATGLTRERIEEALAMVLASKRTVVCWAMGLTQHKHAVPTIREVVNFLLLRGNIGRPGAGVCPVRGHSNVQGDRTMGIFERPAPAFLDALEKEFGFAPPREHGLDVVRAIKALRDGEAKVFFAMGGNFVAASPDTEVTEAAMRKARLTVHVSTKLNRSHAVTGARALILPTLGRTERDLQGGGEQFVTVEDSMGMVHASRGRLEPASPHLLSEPAIVCRLARRVLGPESATPWEEFEKDYATVRDRIARVIPGFEDFNARVADPAGFTLPHAPRDERRFPTATGKANFTAAPVEFPALPKGRLLLQTLRSHDQYNTTIYGLDDRYRGIKNGRRVVLVNPEDARELSLADGSYADLVSEWKDGVERRAPGFRIVHYPTARGCAAAYYPETNVLVPLDATADTSNTPASKSVVVRLEQSGTD; translated from the coding sequence ATGGCAAGGAAGTCGCCCAAGGGTGATCCGGTCCAGGACGCGCCGCAGGTCGCGCAGGCGCAGCACGCCGCGGCGGGCCTTCCCGCCATCGGTCACTCACTGCGCATGGCCCAGCAGCAGATGGGTGTGCGCCGCACGGCGCTGACGCTGCTGCGGGTCAATCAGAAGGACGGCTTCGACTGCCCCGGCTGCGCCTGGCCCGAGCCGGAGCACCGGCACACGGCGGAGTTCTGCGAGAACGGCGCGAAGGCGGTCGCCGAGGAGGCCACGCTGCGCCGCGTCACCCCCGACTTCTTCGCCGCGCACCCCGTGGCCGACCTCGCCACGCGCAGTGGGTACTGGCTGGGGCAGCAGGGCCGCCTCACCCACCCGATGTATCTGGCGGAGGGCGCCGAGCGCTACGAACCCGTTTCCTGGGAGCGGGCCTTCGACATCATCGGCGAGGAACTGGCCGCGCTGGACAGCCCGGACGAGTCCGTCTACTACACCTCGGGCCGCACCAGCAACGAAGCGGCGTTCCTGTACCAGCTGTTCGCCCGCGAGCTGGGCACGAACAACCTGCCCGACTGTTCGAACATGTGCCATGAGTCGTCCGGCTCCGCGCTCACGGAGACCATCGGCGTCGGCAAGGGCAGCGTCCTCCTGGAGGACCTCTACAAGTCGGATCTGATCATCGTCGCCGGGCAGAACCCGGGCACGAACCATCCGCGCATGCTCTCCGCCCTGGAGAAGGCGAAGAACAACGGCGCGAAGATCATCACGGTCAATCCGCTGCCCGAGGCGGGCCTGGAGCGCTTCAAGAACCCGCAGACCCCGCAGGGCATGCTCAAGGGCACCGCCCTCACCGACCTCTTCCTGCAGATCCGCCTCGGCGGCGACCAGGCCCTGTTCCGCCTCCTCAACAAGCTCATCCTCGGCACCGAGGGAGCGGTCGACGAGGAGTTCGTCCGCGAACACACTCATGGGTACGAGGAGTTCACCGAGGCCGCGCGCGGCGCCGACTGGGACGAGACCCTCGCCGCGACCGGCCTCACCCGCGAGCGCATCGAGGAGGCCCTCGCCATGGTCCTCGCCTCGAAGCGCACCGTCGTGTGCTGGGCGATGGGCCTCACCCAGCACAAGCACGCCGTGCCGACCATCCGCGAGGTCGTCAACTTCCTTCTGCTGCGCGGCAACATCGGCCGTCCGGGCGCGGGCGTGTGCCCGGTGCGCGGGCACTCGAACGTGCAGGGCGACCGCACGATGGGCATCTTCGAGCGGCCCGCTCCGGCCTTCCTCGACGCCCTGGAGAAGGAGTTCGGCTTCGCGCCGCCGCGCGAGCACGGCCTGGACGTCGTCCGCGCGATCAAGGCACTGCGGGACGGCGAGGCGAAGGTGTTCTTCGCGATGGGCGGCAATTTCGTGGCGGCGTCGCCCGACACGGAGGTGACGGAGGCGGCGATGCGCAAGGCCCGCCTGACCGTCCACGTGTCGACGAAGCTGAACCGCTCGCACGCCGTCACGGGCGCGCGTGCCCTGATCCTGCCGACGCTCGGCCGCACCGAGCGGGATCTCCAGGGCGGCGGTGAGCAGTTCGTGACCGTCGAGGACTCCATGGGCATGGTGCACGCCTCCCGCGGCCGTCTGGAGCCCGCGAGCCCGCATCTGCTCTCCGAGCCGGCCATCGTGTGCCGCCTCGCCCGCCGCGTCCTCGGTCCCGAATCGGCCACCCCCTGGGAGGAGTTCGAGAAGGACTACGCCACGGTGCGCGACCGCATCGCGCGCGTGATCCCCGGCTTCGAGGACTTCAACGCGCGCGTCGCCGACCCCGCGGGCTTCACCCTGCCGCACGCGCCGCGCGACGAGCGCCGCTTCCCCACGGCCACCGGCAAGGCCAACTTCACCGCGGCGCCGGTCGAGTTCCCCGCCCTGCCGAAGGGCCGGCTCCTGCTCCAGACGCTGCGCTCGCACGACCAGTACAACACCACGATCTACGGCCTCGACGACCGCTACAGGGGCATCAAGAACGGCCGCCGTGTCGTCCTGGTCAACCCCGAGGACGCCCGTGAGCTGAGCCTCGCCGACGGGTCGTACGCCGACCTGGTGAGCGAGTGGAAGGACGGCGTCGAGCGGCGCGCGCCGGGCTTCCGGATCGTGCACTATCCGACGGCCCGGGGCTGCGCGGCGGCGTACTACCCGGAGACGAACGTCCTGGTCCCGCTGGACGCGACCGCCGACACCAGCAACACCCCCGCCAGCAAGTCCGTCGTCGTGCGCCTGGAACAATCAGGGACCGACTGA
- a CDS encoding DUF3068 domain-containing protein: protein MRRKASLILLAFAVFFTAMSPLMRWYAFPRLAKIPPSQYQEAVLEAKNPILVDYGTMRAKKVSKVTVVQTLKGNVEASEKIEKSADRDVVVWDALSYVQGPDGKMVSKVPERYIFDAHSQEPVHATGEMVDGDAVKREGIEFKWPFLTEKRDYEYFDAQARVTKPIHYKGTQTFRGVKVYYFEQTIPWTKVPMPKTMPIKGITPESLDKTGTTRWYTTVRKFWVEPTTGAPVYGEEIQKNELRGGTLLGDRDKVTVFAGHVKMREDYIKNTVDLVKSQRVLVLLMTSYLPWGFLGLGLLLLALSLWLEARSRRPGEPEATAAPEPEPVNA from the coding sequence ATGCGCCGCAAGGCCAGCCTGATCCTGCTCGCCTTCGCCGTGTTCTTCACGGCGATGTCCCCGCTCATGCGCTGGTACGCCTTCCCGCGCCTCGCCAAGATCCCGCCGAGCCAGTACCAGGAGGCGGTGCTCGAGGCGAAGAACCCGATCCTCGTCGACTACGGCACCATGCGGGCCAAGAAGGTCTCCAAGGTCACCGTCGTCCAGACACTCAAGGGCAACGTGGAGGCCTCGGAGAAGATCGAGAAGAGTGCGGACCGCGACGTCGTCGTCTGGGACGCCCTCTCCTACGTCCAGGGGCCCGACGGCAAGATGGTCTCCAAGGTCCCCGAGCGCTACATCTTCGACGCGCACAGCCAGGAACCGGTGCACGCCACGGGCGAGATGGTCGACGGCGACGCGGTCAAGCGCGAGGGCATCGAGTTCAAGTGGCCCTTCCTGACCGAGAAGCGGGACTACGAGTACTTCGACGCCCAGGCCCGCGTCACCAAACCCATCCACTACAAGGGCACGCAGACCTTCCGCGGCGTGAAGGTCTACTACTTCGAGCAGACCATCCCCTGGACCAAGGTCCCCATGCCCAAGACGATGCCGATCAAGGGCATCACCCCGGAGTCCCTCGACAAGACGGGCACGACGCGCTGGTACACGACCGTCCGCAAGTTCTGGGTCGAGCCGACCACCGGGGCGCCCGTCTACGGCGAGGAGATCCAGAAGAACGAGCTGCGCGGCGGCACACTCCTCGGCGACCGCGACAAGGTCACGGTCTTCGCAGGGCACGTGAAGATGCGCGAGGACTACATCAAGAACACGGTCGACCTGGTGAAGTCCCAGCGCGTCCTGGTCCTCCTCATGACGTCCTATCTCCCCTGGGGCTTCCTGGGCCTCGGCCTCCTCCTGCTCGCCCTCTCCCTCTGGCTGGAGGCCCGCAGCCGCAGGCCCGGCGAACCGGAGGCCACGGCGGCGCCCGAGCCGGAACCGGTCAACGCCTGA
- a CDS encoding PaaI family thioesterase, producing MGEQHSVKFPQEVIDEYAALGIDLPALFSAGDLGVRMGVQIVEASADRVVGTMPVEGNTQPYGLLHGGASAVLAETLGSVGSMLHGGSQKLAVGVDLNCTHHRGARSGLVTGVATPVHRGRSTATYEIVITDEQDKRVCTARLTCMLRDAQPNGAAA from the coding sequence ATGGGCGAGCAGCACAGCGTGAAGTTCCCGCAAGAGGTCATCGACGAGTACGCCGCGCTCGGCATCGACCTGCCCGCCCTGTTCTCCGCGGGCGATCTGGGCGTCCGGATGGGCGTCCAGATCGTCGAGGCCTCCGCCGACCGCGTCGTCGGCACGATGCCGGTCGAGGGCAACACCCAGCCGTACGGCCTGCTGCACGGCGGCGCCTCCGCCGTACTCGCCGAGACGCTCGGCTCGGTCGGCTCGATGCTGCACGGCGGGAGCCAGAAGCTCGCCGTCGGTGTCGACCTGAACTGCACGCACCACCGCGGCGCGCGTTCGGGCCTGGTCACCGGCGTGGCGACACCCGTGCACCGGGGCCGCTCCACGGCGACGTACGAGATCGTGATCACCGACGAGCAGGACAAGCGGGTGTGCACCGCGCGGCTGACCTGCATGCTGCGCGACGCGCAGCCCAACGGCGCCGCCGCGTAA
- the polA gene encoding DNA polymerase I, with protein sequence MAEKAAKKKSETATKPSGEQRPRLLLMDGHSLAYRAFFALPAENFTTATGQPTNAIYGFASMLANTLRDEAPTHFAVAFDVSRKTWRSSEFPEYKANRSKTPDEFKGQVELIGEILDAMHAVRFAVDGFEADDVIATLATQAEAAGFEVLIVTGDRDSFQLISDHVTVLYPTKGVSELTRFTPEKVEEKYGLTPSQYPDFAALRGDPSDNLPGIPGVGEKTAAKWINQFGSFADLVERAEEVKGKAGQNFRDHLDAVKLNRRLTEMVRDVELPKAVADLERLPYDRTALALVLDTLEIRNPSLRERLLAVDPGAEEADQTPAEPGVELDGSVLGAGELAPWLAEHGKAVLGMATVDTWQLGTGSVTEVALAAAGGAAAWFDPTRLDESDENAFAAWAADPKKPKVLHNAKATMRVFPEHGWTVDGVTMDTALAAYLVKPGRRSFALDALSLEYLGRELAPASAADGQLAFGTEEDDQAEADALMSQARTILDLGTAFGEKLPEVGAGNLLTDIELPTSILLARLERHGIAADRAHLEAMEQQFAGAVQQAVKEAHAAAGHEFNLGSPKQLQEVLFGELNLPKTKKTKTGYTTDADALAWLAAQTENELPVIMLRHREQAKLRVTVEGLIKSIAADTRIHTTFNQTVAATGRLSSTDPNLQNIPVRTDEGRAIRRGFVVGEGFESLMTADYSQIELRVMAHLSEDEGLLEAFSSGEDLHTTVASQVFSVEGSAVDAEMRRKIKAMSYGLAYGLSAFGLSQQLNIEAGEARALMDTYFERFGGVRDYLRRAVDEARATGYTETMLGRRRYLPDLNSDNRQRREMAERMALNAPIQGTAADIVKIAMLNVHRALTEAKLDSRMLLQVHDEIVLEIAPGERAKVEKLVRREMAGAVSLRAPLDVSVGVGADWESAAH encoded by the coding sequence GTGGCAGAAAAAGCAGCGAAGAAGAAGTCCGAGACCGCGACGAAGCCGAGTGGCGAGCAGCGTCCGCGCCTGCTCCTCATGGACGGGCACTCCCTGGCCTACCGGGCGTTCTTCGCGCTGCCCGCGGAGAACTTCACGACCGCGACGGGCCAGCCGACGAACGCGATCTACGGCTTCGCGTCGATGCTGGCGAACACCCTGCGCGACGAGGCGCCCACGCACTTCGCGGTCGCCTTCGACGTGTCGCGCAAGACGTGGCGCTCCTCGGAGTTCCCTGAGTACAAGGCGAACCGCTCCAAGACCCCGGACGAGTTCAAGGGCCAGGTCGAGCTGATCGGCGAGATCCTCGACGCGATGCACGCGGTGCGGTTCGCGGTGGACGGCTTCGAGGCGGACGACGTCATCGCCACGCTCGCCACCCAGGCCGAGGCGGCGGGCTTCGAGGTCCTGATCGTCACCGGCGACCGCGACTCCTTCCAGCTGATCAGCGACCACGTGACGGTGCTGTATCCCACGAAGGGAGTCTCCGAGCTGACGCGCTTCACCCCGGAGAAGGTCGAGGAGAAGTACGGCCTCACGCCCAGCCAGTACCCCGACTTCGCGGCCCTGCGCGGCGACCCCTCGGACAACCTCCCCGGCATCCCCGGGGTGGGCGAGAAGACCGCCGCGAAGTGGATCAACCAGTTCGGTTCCTTCGCGGACCTCGTCGAGCGCGCCGAAGAGGTCAAGGGCAAGGCCGGACAGAACTTCCGCGATCACCTGGACGCGGTGAAGCTGAACCGCAGGCTCACGGAGATGGTGCGCGACGTCGAGCTCCCCAAGGCCGTCGCCGACCTGGAGCGTCTTCCGTACGACCGCACGGCCCTCGCCCTGGTCCTCGACACCCTGGAGATCCGCAACCCCTCGCTGCGCGAGCGGCTCCTCGCCGTCGACCCCGGCGCGGAGGAGGCCGACCAGACCCCGGCCGAGCCGGGCGTGGAGCTGGACGGCTCGGTGCTCGGCGCGGGTGAGCTCGCGCCGTGGCTCGCCGAGCACGGCAAGGCGGTCCTCGGCATGGCCACGGTCGACACCTGGCAGCTCGGCACGGGCTCGGTGACCGAGGTCGCCCTCGCGGCGGCCGGCGGAGCGGCGGCCTGGTTCGACCCGACCCGCCTGGACGAGTCCGACGAGAACGCCTTCGCGGCCTGGGCCGCCGACCCGAAGAAGCCCAAGGTCCTGCACAACGCCAAGGCCACGATGCGGGTCTTCCCCGAGCACGGCTGGACGGTGGACGGCGTCACCATGGACACGGCGCTCGCCGCGTACCTGGTCAAGCCCGGCCGCCGCTCCTTCGCCCTGGACGCCCTGTCTCTGGAGTACCTGGGCCGAGAGCTGGCGCCCGCGTCTGCCGCGGACGGACAGCTCGCCTTCGGTACGGAAGAGGACGACCAGGCCGAGGCCGACGCGCTGATGTCGCAGGCCCGCACGATCCTCGACCTGGGCACGGCCTTCGGCGAGAAGCTGCCGGAGGTAGGTGCGGGCAATCTCCTGACGGACATCGAACTGCCGACGTCCATTCTCCTGGCCCGCCTGGAGCGGCACGGCATCGCGGCGGACCGCGCCCATCTGGAGGCGATGGAGCAGCAGTTCGCGGGCGCGGTGCAGCAGGCGGTGAAGGAGGCGCACGCGGCGGCGGGCCACGAGTTCAACCTCGGCTCGCCAAAGCAGCTCCAGGAAGTCCTCTTCGGCGAGCTGAATCTCCCCAAGACGAAGAAGACCAAGACCGGGTACACCACGGACGCGGACGCCCTGGCCTGGCTCGCGGCCCAGACCGAGAACGAACTGCCGGTCATCATGCTCCGCCACCGTGAGCAGGCGAAGCTCCGCGTGACGGTCGAGGGCCTGATCAAGTCGATCGCCGCGGACACCCGCATCCACACGACCTTCAACCAGACGGTCGCGGCGACGGGCCGCCTCTCCTCCACCGACCCGAACCTCCAGAACATCCCCGTCCGCACGGACGAGGGCCGGGCGATCCGCCGCGGCTTCGTGGTCGGCGAGGGCTTCGAGTCCCTGATGACCGCGGACTACAGCCAGATCGAACTGCGCGTGATGGCCCACCTCTCCGAGGACGAGGGCCTCCTGGAGGCGTTCAGCTCGGGCGAGGACCTGCACACCACGGTCGCCTCGCAGGTCTTCTCCGTCGAGGGCTCAGCCGTCGACGCCGAGATGCGCCGCAAGATCAAGGCGATGTCGTACGGCTTGGCGTACGGCCTCTCCGCGTTCGGCCTCTCCCAGCAGCTGAACATCGAGGCGGGCGAGGCCCGCGCGCTCATGGACACGTACTTCGAGCGGTTCGGTGGCGTACGGGACTATCTGCGCCGAGCCGTCGACGAGGCCCGCGCGACGGGCTACACGGAGACGATGCTTGGCCGCCGCCGGTATCTCCCCGACCTCAACAGCGACAACCGCCAGCGCCGCGAGATGGCCGAGCGGATGGCCCTGAACGCCCCGATCCAGGGCACGGCCGCGGACATCGTCAAGATCGCCATGCTGAACGTGCACCGCGCGTTGACGGAGGCGAAGCTCGACTCCCGCATGCTGCTCCAGGTCCACGACGAAATCGTCCTGGAGATCGCTCCGGGTGAGCGCGCCAAGGTGGAGAAGCTCGTCCGGCGCGAAATGGCGGGCGCGGTGTCGCTGCGGGCTCCGCTGGACGTGTCGGTGGGCGTGGGCGCGGACTGGGAGTCCGCCGCGCACTGA
- a CDS encoding SPW_0924 family protein has protein sequence MRALIAAATGLAVALALVLTITAMGAPPGETSPEPLLTTVPKHP, from the coding sequence ATGCGCGCTCTCATCGCCGCCGCGACCGGTCTTGCCGTCGCCCTCGCCCTGGTCCTGACCATCACCGCGATGGGGGCCCCGCCCGGCGAGACCTCGCCGGAGCCGCTGCTCACCACCGTCCCCAAGCACCCGTGA
- the hrpB gene encoding ATP-dependent helicase HrpB translates to MTRLRNEALDLPVRGALPALGAALDGPGSAVLCAPPGTGKTTLVPLALAGLLGDGPVRRVVVAEPRRIAARAAARRMAWLLGEKVGESVGYTVRGERVVGRHARVEVVTTGVLLQRLQRDQELTGVDVVIIDECHERHLDADTVAAFLVDVRAALRPELRLVAASATTDAEGWARILGDAPVVEARGTSHPVEVVWAPPARPVRPPHGMRVDPAQLTHVASVVRRALAERDGDVLCFLPGVGEIARVAGQLGDVPAEVLQVHGRASADVQDAVLAGSSGGARRVVLATSVAESSLTVPGVRVVVDSGLAREPRVDHARGLSALTTVRASQASGRQRAGRAGREAPGAVYRCWAEAEDARLPRFPAPEIKLADLSAFALQAACWGDPDASGLALLDPPPGGAMAAARAVLTAVGAVDPGSGRVTERGARMARVGLHPRLARALLDAAPLVGARRAAEVVALLSEEPPREYGDDLAAAWRVARRGGDGYAARWRTEVRRLTAAVPAPSEPRDAGSDEHVAGLVAALAFPERVAQGRGDGTYLMVNGTRGEVRAGSALTGAEWIAVAVADRPVGAGHARVLLGGHIDEGVARSAAAPLYREGDEVAWTDGDLVARHVERLGAVELAVRPLKKPAPGLVREGLLAGLQEEGTSLLNWSQGARELRERLAFLHRHLGAPWPDVSESALHARVDEWLEPELSKARRRADLRRIDAGQALNRLLPWATGEATRLDALAPERVAVPSGSRIRIDYSDPEQPVLAVKLQEMFGLAETPRIADGGVPVLVHLLSPAGRPAAVTADLASFWRDGYRAVRAELRGRYPKHPWPEDPAAAEATRFTNARLRR, encoded by the coding sequence GTGACCCGTCTCCGTAACGAAGCCCTGGACCTGCCCGTACGCGGCGCGCTGCCCGCGCTGGGCGCCGCCCTGGACGGGCCCGGCAGCGCCGTGCTGTGCGCACCGCCCGGTACGGGCAAGACGACGCTGGTGCCGCTGGCCCTCGCGGGGCTTCTCGGGGACGGTCCTGTACGTCGTGTGGTCGTCGCCGAGCCACGGCGCATCGCCGCTCGGGCCGCCGCGCGGCGGATGGCGTGGCTGCTCGGCGAGAAGGTCGGGGAGAGCGTCGGGTACACGGTGCGCGGTGAGCGTGTGGTGGGCCGCCACGCGCGCGTGGAGGTCGTCACGACAGGTGTCCTGTTGCAGCGGCTGCAGCGGGACCAGGAGTTGACCGGTGTCGACGTGGTGATCATCGACGAGTGCCACGAACGGCATCTCGACGCGGACACCGTGGCGGCGTTCCTGGTCGATGTGCGGGCGGCGCTGCGGCCCGAGCTGCGGCTCGTGGCGGCGTCCGCGACGACGGACGCGGAGGGGTGGGCGCGGATCCTCGGGGACGCCCCCGTGGTGGAGGCGCGGGGCACCTCGCATCCGGTCGAGGTCGTCTGGGCGCCGCCCGCGCGTCCGGTGCGGCCGCCGCACGGGATGCGGGTGGATCCGGCGCAGCTCACGCATGTGGCGTCGGTGGTGCGGCGGGCGCTGGCCGAGCGGGACGGGGACGTCCTGTGCTTCCTGCCCGGGGTCGGTGAGATCGCGCGGGTGGCGGGGCAGCTGGGTGACGTCCCCGCGGAGGTGCTTCAGGTGCACGGGCGGGCGTCCGCCGACGTGCAGGACGCGGTGCTTGCGGGCTCGTCGGGAGGCGCCCGGCGGGTGGTCCTCGCGACGTCGGTGGCCGAGTCCTCGCTGACGGTGCCTGGTGTGCGGGTCGTCGTCGACTCAGGGCTCGCGCGTGAGCCCCGCGTCGACCATGCGCGCGGGCTGAGCGCGCTGACGACGGTACGGGCTTCGCAGGCGTCGGGCCGGCAGCGGGCCGGTCGCGCGGGGCGTGAGGCGCCGGGGGCCGTGTACCGGTGCTGGGCGGAGGCCGAGGACGCCCGTCTGCCGCGCTTTCCGGCGCCGGAGATCAAGCTGGCGGACCTTTCCGCGTTCGCCTTGCAGGCGGCTTGCTGGGGGGATCCTGACGCCTCCGGTCTGGCCCTGCTCGATCCGCCGCCGGGTGGCGCGATGGCGGCTGCGCGTGCCGTCCTGACGGCGGTCGGGGCGGTGGACCCCGGGTCGGGGCGGGTCACGGAGCGGGGCGCGCGGATGGCGCGGGTCGGGCTTCACCCCCGCTTGGCGCGGGCCCTGCTGGACGCGGCACCCCTCGTGGGGGCGCGCCGCGCGGCCGAGGTGGTGGCCCTCCTGAGCGAGGAGCCGCCGCGTGAGTACGGGGACGACCTCGCGGCGGCCTGGCGCGTGGCCCGGCGGGGCGGCGACGGGTACGCGGCGCGGTGGCGCACGGAGGTGCGGAGGCTGACCGCGGCGGTGCCCGCGCCTTCGGAGCCGCGGGACGCCGGAAGCGATGAGCACGTCGCCGGGCTCGTTGCCGCCCTCGCCTTTCCCGAGCGGGTGGCCCAAGGGCGAGGCGACGGGACGTACCTCATGGTGAACGGGACCCGGGGCGAGGTACGGGCCGGGTCCGCGCTGACCGGTGCGGAGTGGATCGCCGTGGCCGTGGCCGACCGGCCCGTGGGCGCCGGGCACGCGCGCGTGCTGCTCGGCGGGCACATCGACGAGGGCGTCGCCCGGAGCGCCGCCGCGCCCCTCTACCGCGAGGGGGACGAGGTCGCCTGGACCGACGGGGATCTCGTCGCGCGGCACGTCGAGCGTCTCGGCGCCGTGGAACTGGCGGTGCGGCCCCTCAAGAAGCCCGCCCCCGGCCTCGTACGAGAAGGGCTGCTCGCGGGGCTCCAGGAAGAAGGGACCTCGCTCCTGAACTGGTCCCAGGGGGCTCGGGAGCTGCGGGAGCGGCTCGCGTTTCTGCACCGGCATCTGGGGGCGCCCTGGCCCGACGTGTCCGAAAGCGCCCTGCACGCGCGCGTGGACGAGTGGTTGGAGCCCGAGCTGTCCAAGGCGCGGCGCCGGGCCGACCTGCGGCGCATCGACGCAGGCCAGGCGCTCAACCGCCTGCTGCCCTGGGCGACCGGCGAGGCCACCCGCCTAGACGCGCTCGCTCCGGAGCGGGTGGCGGTGCCCAGTGGTTCCAGGATCCGCATCGACTACTCCGACCCCGAACAGCCCGTCCTCGCGGTGAAGTTGCAGGAGATGTTCGGGCTCGCCGAGACCCCTCGTATCGCGGACGGCGGCGTACCCGTCCTCGTGCATCTGCTCTCCCCCGCGGGACGCCCCGCCGCCGTCACCGCCGATCTCGCCTCCTTCTGGCGGGACGGCTACCGGGCGGTGCGGGCCGAGCTTCGCGGGCGGTATCCGAAGCATCCGTGGCCGGAGGATCCGGCGGCCGCCGAGGCGACGCGGTTCACCAACGCCCGGCTCAGGCGTTGA
- a CDS encoding lytic transglycosylase domain-containing protein, protein MAAVFGRRLRRGAVTTAVAAAAVAALAASQAPGVTDVPRDERAGASGATPPPEDSATGNSPYYTDLPPLNTPVPPTGAPNGGDDKTEAGLPATVLDAYKKAEASLATSQPGCKLPWELLAAIGKVESGQARGGQVDANGTTLASIRGPVLDGNGFAKITDTDNGAYDGDETHDRAVGPMQFIPSTWATWAQDGNADGKKDPNNIYDAALAAGRYLCANDRDLSVEADLHKAILSYNRSTDYLNTVLSWLEYYRKGTHEVPDGTGVLPNDRSDGNGIGNGPSASPSPTPTPPASGSPSPKPPKPGDDKPSEPGNNGGGSGGPTTPPTGGGGSETPKPNPTPTDRVASLEDAGTGKLAATAGDAFAERVEVRTESASGSAVAKAKVKFAIVGDTDARFPGGATSATVTTSASGKATAPVVKAGEKAGEFTVRATVVGRSLPGLDYTATVTARQADALARTSDKALTCEPGKEFADQVEVKATYKGVAADRVAATATMIKSAADATANDKGPYFKGADGKPARTLKALKTDANGVLKLPKMYADDAAGTYLLRVTTVGGATLTVELKVAAPAA, encoded by the coding sequence ATGGCGGCGGTATTCGGCAGGCGGTTGCGCAGGGGAGCGGTGACCACCGCGGTGGCCGCGGCGGCGGTGGCCGCACTCGCGGCATCCCAGGCCCCGGGCGTGACGGACGTGCCTCGCGACGAGCGGGCGGGGGCATCCGGCGCCACGCCGCCACCAGAGGATTCCGCGACCGGCAACTCCCCCTATTACACCGACCTGCCGCCCCTCAACACCCCGGTCCCGCCGACCGGAGCGCCCAACGGCGGCGACGACAAGACCGAGGCTGGGCTCCCGGCCACCGTCCTGGACGCGTACAAGAAGGCCGAGGCCTCCCTGGCCACCTCCCAGCCCGGCTGCAAGCTGCCCTGGGAACTGCTCGCCGCGATAGGCAAGGTCGAGTCGGGCCAGGCGCGCGGCGGCCAGGTGGACGCGAACGGCACGACGCTCGCCTCGATCCGCGGCCCGGTCCTCGACGGCAACGGCTTCGCGAAGATCACCGACACCGACAACGGCGCGTACGACGGCGACGAGACGCACGACCGCGCGGTCGGCCCCATGCAGTTCATCCCCTCGACGTGGGCGACATGGGCGCAGGACGGCAACGCGGACGGCAAGAAGGACCCGAACAACATCTACGACGCCGCGCTCGCCGCGGGACGCTATCTCTGCGCCAACGACCGCGACTTGTCCGTCGAGGCCGATCTGCACAAGGCGATCCTCAGCTACAACCGTTCGACGGACTACCTGAACACGGTCCTGTCGTGGCTGGAGTACTACCGCAAGGGCACCCACGAGGTCCCCGACGGCACGGGCGTCCTGCCGAACGACCGCAGCGACGGCAACGGCATCGGCAACGGCCCGAGCGCGAGCCCGAGCCCCACGCCCACGCCCCCGGCGTCCGGTTCGCCCTCACCGAAGCCGCCCAAGCCCGGCGACGACAAGCCGTCCGAGCCCGGTAACAACGGCGGCGGCAGCGGCGGCCCGACCACTCCGCCCACGGGCGGCGGCGGCTCCGAGACCCCGAAGCCCAACCCCACGCCCACCGACCGGGTCGCGAGCCTGGAGGACGCCGGCACCGGCAAGCTCGCCGCGACGGCGGGCGACGCCTTCGCCGAGCGCGTCGAGGTGCGCACGGAGTCCGCGTCGGGCTCGGCCGTGGCCAAGGCCAAGGTGAAGTTCGCGATCGTCGGCGACACCGACGCGCGCTTCCCCGGCGGCGCCACCAGCGCGACCGTCACCACGAGTGCTTCGGGCAAGGCCACCGCCCCGGTGGTCAAGGCGGGCGAGAAGGCCGGTGAGTTCACGGTCCGCGCCACGGTCGTCGGCCGCTCGCTCCCCGGCCTCGACTACACGGCGACGGTCACCGCGCGCCAGGCCGACGCCCTGGCCAGGACCAGCGACAAGGCGCTGACCTGTGAGCCGGGCAAGGAGTTCGCCGACCAGGTCGAGGTCAAGGCGACGTACAAGGGAGTGGCCGCCGACCGCGTGGCGGCCACCGCCACCATGATCAAGTCGGCGGCGGACGCCACGGCCAACGACAAGGGTCCGTACTTCAAGGGTGCGGACGGCAAGCCGGCCCGCACCCTCAAGGCCCTGAAGACGGACGCGAACGGCGTGCTCAAGCTCCCCAAGATGTACGCCGACGACGCCGCGGGCACGTATCTCCTGCGCGTCACCACCGTGGGCGGCGCGACGCTCACGGTCGAACTGAAGGTGGCGGCCCCCGCGGCCTAG